The DNA region CATGCCCCTGGAGGATTGGCCCGACCCTGTCAACCGGGCGTTCGCGCACATCAACCCCAAGATATACGTGCCTATGCAGGGCCCGAGCGAGCTGGGGGCTAGCGGCAAGCTCGAGAGGTGGGACCGCACGGCGGATCTGGGGAGGATAGAGGTGCCCACGCTCGTCATAGGCGCCGAGCACGACACGATGGATCCCAAGCACATGAGGTGGATGGCCGACCAAATCCCCCGCGCACGGTACCTGCACTGCCCTAACGGCAGCCACATGGCGATGTACGACGATCAGGAGACCTACTGCTACGGGCTGATAGCGTTCATCCTGGACGTCGATGCCGGCAGGATATAGCGCATAGGTGCAGCGGCTACGGGGGACAAGCTAGGACACACCCAGCAAGTGGGTGGCCAGCCCCACCAAGCCACCACCCAACACCAGCCACGCGGAGTTCACCCGCCAGCGGATCAGCAGCAGCGCGGCCACCAGCGCCAGCAAGGCAGTCAAGGGGTCGATCACGGCGGACCTCCCAAGCTCCCAGGCAACGGCCGCCATCAAGCCCACGGCAGCTACGTTCACCCCATCGAGCAGCCCCTGCATCCAAGGAGAGCTGCGCAGCTTGGGAATGACCGGGTTGGTCAGGGCCACGAACACGAACCCCGGTAGGAATATGCCCACGGTGGCCAACAACGCCCCAGGCACTCCTCCCAGCACGTAGCCGATGAAGGTGGCGGTGGTGAACACCGGGCCTGGAGTTACCTGTCCCACGGCCACGGCATCCAGCAGCTGAGCGTTGGTGAGCCAACCCAGGCGCTCCACGAAGTCGTTACGCAGGAAAGCCAGCAGCACGTAGCCGCTGCCGTAGAGCACAGCACCTATCTTGAGGAAGGTGAGGAACAATCCCGCCAAGCTGAAGGCCGTTGCCTGGGAGGCAACCGTTGGCAGCCAGACGAGAGGTATCACCCCGAGCGTCGCCCCGCGCATGCTCCACAGCCGCCGGGAGTTCTCGATCACCATCACGAGCAAGCCCGCGCCAAACATGAGGGCTATCTCGTTGCCCCCCAGCATGTACAGCGCTACCACCGCGGCGCCCAACACTGCCAGCAGAGGGCTCCTGATTGCTGTACGTGCGAGCCCCCACAGCGCCTGCAGCACCACAGCGATGATCACCGGCTTGATGCCGTACAGCAACCATGTTGCTTGCGGGGTGCTGCCCCAGCGCACGTAGGCCCAGGCTATCGCCAGCACCATCAGCATCGCCGGGAGTATGAAGGCCGCTCCCCCTACTATCAGCCCCGGCCAGCCGGCTCGCCTGTACCCCAGGTGGATCGCCATCTCCGTGGAGTTGGGGCCAGGTATGAGGTTGGTGGCCCCCAGCAGGTCCAAGAACTCTTGATCGGTCAGCCACCTTCGCCGCACCACCACCTCGTCCCGCATCATCGCTATGTGGGCCGCAGGCCCCCCGAACGCGATGCACCCCAGCTTGAAGAACAGGCGGGCGACCTCCCGCAGGTGCCCCCGCCGGCCGCTCATCACCTCGGTCATACCCACCGCACGCCTCCAAACATCTCAACAAGAGGATTACATTGATTATCCCATAAGGAGTACTCAATCCACAAATCTCAGTGTCTTTGCAGGGCCATGGCAACCCGTAAATTACATCCCGTGAACTTCACTCTTGAGCACAATGCTATGTCATGCTGTGCATACTAAACCCTAATAAGGTACATGCTGATGGTGGGAATCAAGTCTCTGTCTATTTAGCCCGAAAACCATCGCAACAGCTTGACATCTTGGACGCTACTGTAGATAATAGTATCGTCTATGCCAATAGACAGACATTTATTATTGCCCTGATAGGAGAACAGATACTCTTGTACCGCTATTGTCATGGTCGTTTGCCCTATGTGTTAGCTGGGGGATTACTTTTAGCTGCGATCGTGCTCTTAGCGCTCCTCAGCAACCACCAGGTAACGCATGCTGCGGACTGCAGCCAGCCCCTACAAGAGCTGATAGATCGTGCCGCGCCAGGAGCTGTAGTACACGTACCCCCGTGCATCTACCGGGAGACTGTGGTGATCGATAAACCTTTAACTCTAGAGGCAGAGCCTGGGGCCGAGATCAGGGGTAGCGATGTCTGGACTGGATGGCAGAGGGTAGGCTCACTATGGGTACACGGTGGGGCCCCAGATTTTCCACAGGAAGGCTGGTGCAGTCCCGGCTACCAAAGATGCGCCTGGCCACACCAGGTATTCTATGACGGCAAGCCTCTCCTTCAAGTAGCACCAACGCAGACTCCTCAGAAGGGGCAGTTCAAGGTCAGCGGTGGCAAGATATTCATAGCGGATGATCCAGTAGGACACACGATAGAGGTAACCACACGCACACAGTGGGTCGTGGGTAAGGCCGATCATGTCACCATCCGTGGGTTCGTAATGCGCCACTCTGCCTCAAACGATGGTCTGGGGGCAATAGCCAACAACTCACACTCTTGGTGGACCCTAGAGAACAATAAGCTGCTGTATGCCCACAATGCAGCCGTCATGCTATATAGGGGCTCGGGCCACAGGGTGGTGAACAACGAGATCGCCTTCTGTGGCAAGATGGGACTGGGAGCCAGACAGATCTCTAACTCGACAATAGAGGGTAACCGCATCCACGACAATAACACCGAGATGTTCCATCCTCAACAGGTCGCTGCTGGGATGAAGACGGTGATCCTGTTGAACTCAGTCATCCGTAACAACAACGTGTACTCCAACAACTCCCCTGGTATATGGTGTGATCTGGACTGCCAGAACGTGACTATAGTCGGCAATCGCGTGCACGATAATAAGTGGCAAGGTATATGGTATGAGCTGAGTTCCTCGGCCAAGATCTACGACAACGTGGTGTGGAGCAATGGCTGGAGCCACATAGGGTGGGGATGGGGAGCAGGCATATTGGTACATAACAGCAAGCGGGTGGAGGTATACCACAATACCGTGGCGTGGAACAGGGCTGGTATATGGGTAAAGCGGCAGGATCGTCGAGGCTCCGCATGGCACGATCCCAACTGGAACCATATGTTCGACATATACATCCACGACAACTGGATCATATCAGACTCCAACAAGAACAATCCCACAGCCTCGGGATGGAGCGATTCCTTCGATGGCGACCTATTCAACCCAGCCAACAACAACCGTGGCTACCACAACCTCTACTGGTACCCCACCCGGGAAGGTCTAGGACCCAGGTTCGCATGGAAGGCACCTCTGGCCACGCTGGCAAGCTACAATCGTACCCCCGGCGAGGAAAGTGCCAGATACATGTCCGATAGCGAGAAAGCACAAGTGCTCGACAGCGCTCACATTCCTGCCCCTCCAGACAGAACTGCTCCCATAGGGCGAGTAGTTATAGCCGACGGACGAGGTTACACCAAATTTACAACCGTATCCATCGCCCTGGCCGCCACTGACCCAGCAGGAGTGGCGCTTGTCAGGGTCTCTAATATCCCAGACTCCAAGAACGGCTTGCTTGCCTATGCCAAAACCTCTGGGTACTCTCCCAACATGCAATGGTCATTGACCAATACAGCTTATGGAGGGTCCAATATCAATGGTAAGCGTACAGTGTACGTGCAATGGATGGACAAACTAGGCAATTGGTCCAACATTTACAGTGATCAGATATTCCTGGACACAAAGGCGCCCATCGGCGCTATCCATATCAACTCGGGAGATAAGTACACCAAGAGCAGGTATGTCCTCTTATCAGCTACTGCCCGAGATCCCTCCCCAGGATCTGGAGCATACAGAGTACGCTTCTCCAACAACGCACGCACATGGTCCAAGTGGAGGCAGTTCTCAGGATCAATGAGCATTAAGTGGACACTTATCAAGGGGCAGGGGACTAGGACTGTCTACGTCCAGTATCGGGATCGTGCGGGTAATGTCCTTACAACCAAGGACAGTATACTCCTAGACAGCATGCCTCCCTATACCTATCGTCCGTGGGTGGGATTTGTGCGCAACACGCCAGCTGCCAGTGGCGTGCCGTTCAAGGTTGGATGGAGAGAGGCTACCGACCCTGCACCCGCAAGCGGGGTCGATAGATACATCGTGCAGGTGAGCGTCAACGACGGTAAGTGGCAGAGCGTGGACACAACCAGTGGCCGGAGCCTACCATTTACCGGGTCCAGCGGAAAGCACTACAGGTTTAGAGTACGGGCTATAGATCACGCAGGCAACGCAGGAGCTTATGCCTACGGCACTACGTTTATGGCACGAAGGATAGAGGATGGCAGTGCCAACATCAGATATATCCGAACCTGGAGCAAGGGCAGCACCTCGAGATATGCGAGCACTAGAGGTGCTGCTATGGTGATGCGCTTTTGGGGTACGGATGTTGCCTGGATAGCAACTAAGGGGCCAAACAGGGGGAAGGCGGCTGTGTACCTGGACGGAGTAAGAGTAGCAGTTGTGAACCTCTACTCAAGCCAGCTGCGTGGCCCTTCTATAGTCTACGCATGGAGCTGGGACGAACTAGGCAGCCATTCGATCGAGATCAGGGTACTTGGAACACATGATATACGCTCTAAGGGGAACAGGGTGGATATCGATGCCCTGCTGACATTGAAGTAGTTCCTTCCCCAACGTACTTCTTTGATCCCAATAGAGGTCTTATAATGAGTAATCATCTGCTCTAAGCTTGGGGGAAGGTGCATGGACATCTTTGCGCTAAGGGACCAGATAGTCGATGACTACCAGCGCTACTACAGAAGCCTGATCAAGATCCACGACGCGGGGATCGAGCAGTTCGTCCAGCAGGAGCTCGACAAGGGACTGGTGTGGCCCGATGCGGTCCTGCAGCTCAATCCCTCGTACGAGCCTGCCCACACCCTGGAGGAGCTGGCCCAGCAGGGGGTCATCACCTGGGAGACGGCACGATTCTTTGGTCCCCAACTCAGGCTGTATCACCATCAGGAGGCAGCGGTCCACAAAGCAGCCAGGGGGGAGTCCTACGTGGTGAGCACCGGCACGGGCTCCGGGAAGTCCATGACCTACCTCGTGCCCATAGTGGACCACATCTTCAGGCACGATCCCCAGGAGCGCTCGGTGAGAGCCGTGATCGTCTATCCCATAAACGCCCTGGTGAACAGCCAGCTGGAGGCTCTCAGGCGCTTCCAGGAGCGTTGGCAAGGATGCCCCGTGACCTTCGCCAGGTATACGGGGCAGGAGAGCGATGAGGACCGCAACAACATCATCAACGACCCGCCCCACATCCTGCTGACCAACTACGTGATGCTGGAGTACATGCTGCTGCGGCCGCAGGAGAGGCCCATGCTCAAGCAAGCCACATCTCGATTGCGGTTTATAGTGGTGGATGAGCTCCACTACTACCGCGGTAGACAGGGGGCGGACGTGGCTATGCTGCTGCGACGGCTGAGGTCCAAGAGCGCGAGGGACATCACGTTCATAGGCACCTCCGCCACGCTGACCACCAGCGGCAGCCGCGCCGAGCGCAGGGAACAGATAGCCAGGACAGGGGCCCGCATCTTCGGCGTCGAACTAGGGCAGGACGCGGTGATAGAAGAGAGGCTGCAGCGCATAGCCCTCTCTTCGGTACCTCGCACCCAGCAGGAGCTGGCAGATGCGGTGCTGTCCCCCACCCCCTCGGCGGAAGAGAGCGCCGTGCGCGCCCATCCCCTCACCGCCTGGGTGGAGCACGCCTTCGGCATCAGGGAGGAAGAGGACGGCTGGCTCGTACGGCGCGAGCCCAGGAGCTATCAGGATGGCCTACAGGAGCTGAGCAGGAGCTCGGGGCTGCCCGAAGATCAGTGCAACAGGCAGCTCAAGGCGCTGCTGGACGCCGGCAGCAGCGCGCAGACCCCGTCGGGCGACCCCGTGCTCGCGTTTCGCCTACACCAGTTCATATCATCCGGCAAGACGCTCTACGGCCCTATAATGCCTCCCAGCACCAGGCTGCAGCACCTCACTTTCGATGGCCAGCAAAGATCCCCGAGGGACCCGCAGGTGGCCCTGTTCCCCATGGTCTTCTGCCGGGAGTGCGGCCAGGAGTACTACATGGTCACCAAGCTGTCCTCGAGCGCCGATGGTGAGCTCGAGCTCAGGCAGCGCTCGCCGAGGCTGCTGCCGATCACCAGCGAGGAGGAAGAGGACAGCGAGGAAGGTTATGTCGCCATAGCGGATGCAGAGCTGTGGAACGGGCGTGAGGAGGATCTGCCCGATGAGTGGCTCGAGGAAGAGACCCGCGGGGTACGGCTCAAACCCAGCTACAAAAAATACCGGCCTCGGGAGATATGGGTGCACCCCAGCGGCATGGCCCACGAGTGGGAAAGGATCGATGATGCTATAGCCTGCTGGTACGTGCCCAGACCATTCGTCCTGTGCCTGCGCTGCATGACCACGTTCGACCCCAGGGAGGGCGACTTCGCGAAGCTGTCCACCCTGAGCCAGGTGGGGAGGTCCACAGCCACCACCATCCTCACGAGCGACGCCGTGCTCGACATGGCCGACCTGGGAGAGGCTCCAGAGGCTCGCAAGATCCTCAGCTTCACAGACGTCCGTCAGGATGCTTCGCTGCAGGCAGGTCACCTCAACGACTTCGCCCAGCTGGTCACAGTGCGCGGGGCCTTGCTGAGGGCGCTGGAGCAGCATGGGCGTCTGGAGGCTTGGGAGCTTGGTAAGCAGATCTTCGAGGCCCTGGACCTCCAGCCGGAGGAGTTCATGAGGAGCGAGACCCAAACGACGGTTCCCTACTACAGGGCTCGCGAGGCGATGACCGACCTGCTGCAGTACCTGGCGCTCACCGACCTGCGATCAGGTTGGCGCTTGTCCCTGCCCAACCTGGAGCAGTGCGGGCTAGCTAAGGTCACCTACAGAGACCTCGAGGCCCTCAGCTTGGATGAACCAACTTGGAAGGGTCTACCCTTCTTCGAGGAAGCGACACCCGAGCGCCGGCAGGAGGTGCTGCGCCACGTCCTGGATTACCTGCGCCAGAGGTTGGTCATCCGCTCCGAACACCTCCAACGTGAATGGCTGCGCAGCAATCTCTGCCGCCGCACCGCGGAGTACCTCAAGGACAACTGGGCGCTGACCCCCGAGGATATTTACCTTACATCCAGGACTGCCCTGCTGCCAGGGGCCCAGGTACCCAGGTTCGAGGAAGACGGCAGGACAACCATAGGCCTGGGCGCGCGCTCTAAGGTGGGCAGGTACCTCCGCAGCACGCTGGGCAATCACCTGGGGATCGGGGAGCTCGATGAGATAATCAAACAGCTGTGCCTCCGGCTGGACGGCAGCCTGTTTTACGTCCTCAAGTCAGGGGGTGAGCCCTGGGGCATCATGCTCAACCTAGACCAGCTCGTGTGGGAGCCCGGCGATGGCACCCCACCGGCACCCAATCCCATCAACCAGAAATCCGTGCACAAGGTGCGCACGGAGCACCTCAAGGAGCGCTCCTCCGACTACTTCACCTACATGTACAGGCAGCGCGCCAGGCACATGAAGAACATCCGTGCCGGCGAACATACCGGCCAGGTGGATCTGGAGCGGAGGCGCCAGAGGGAGGACCAGTTCCGGAAGGGAGAGCTGCCCATCCTGTACTGCTCGCCCACCATGGAGCTGGGTATAGATATAGCGGACCTGTCGGCGGTGCACATGCGCAACGTGCCCCCCACCCCCGCCAACTACGCCCAGCGCAGCGGACGCGCCGGTCGGGGCGGCAAGCCAGCCCTCATCCTCACGTTCAGCAGCGAGGGCAATCCGCACGATGCCTTCTTCTTCCGTAGGAAGGACAGGATGATCCACGGCGCGGTGCTGCCCCCGAGGATCGACCTCTCGAACCAGAAGCTTATCGAGGCGCACATCCATTCCATATGGCTGAGCACGATACAGGTGGGCTTGGGCAGGAGCATAGGCGACGTGCTCAGTATAGAGCAGGAGGGTTATCCCATCCAAGCGCAGCTGTGGGCGGACATAGAGCGTCTCACGAGGAACCTCCTGGAGGAGATAGTGCGCACAGCCAAGGACGTGGTGGAGCGCACTCCGGATGCACCTCCGGAGTGGTTCGGAGAGGACTGGATACGGAACATCGTGATCAACTCCCCCCAGGCGTTCGACAGGGCTTTCGACCGCTGGAGGGAGCTGTACGGCGCGGCCCAGAGACAGCTGCAGGAGGCTCTCACCAAACAAAGCGTCCCAAGGCTCAGCAAGGAGGAGAGGGATAAGCTGACCAGGCAGCAGACCGAGGCCGCTCGCGAGATCGACCTACTGCTCGGGGAGACCGAAGAGGAAGGCATGTCCGAGTTCTACCCCTACAGATACCTGGCCTCCGAGGGCTTCATCCCATCCTACAGCTTCCCCAACCTGCCGCTGCGGGCCATCGTACGCACCGAGGACAAGGTCCAGGTCATAGAGAGGCGCAAGAGCCTGGGGATCACCGAGTTTGGACCGCTCACCTTCATCTACCATGAGGGGAAGAAGCACAGGGTGAGATACTGCTTTGTACCTGCAGGAGGCATAGAGAGGTACATCAGCAGGGCCCTGGTCTGCAAGGCCTGTGGCTACCTGTACGACACGGAGGTGGAAACCAGGCAGGTGTGCCAGCAATGCGACAACCTCCTGGACGGCACCAGCTCGCAGCTCATCGATCGCTTCATGGAGCAGCCCGCCGTGCGCACGGTGCCCGAGGGCCGCATAAGCTCCTCAGAGGAGTACAGGGTCAGGCGAAACTTCCACATGGAGACCTACTACCAGGTCGCCGAGGGCAAACGACCGCAGAGGTTCATCGTGAAGGACAGGGACGGCAATACCCTCCTGGAGCTACAGCACATCCCGCAGGGCGAGATCTACAGAGTCAATATGGGATCCACCCCGCGGAGAAGGGAGCAGGGCTTCAGGATAGATAGCCTCTCCGGTGAGTGGCAGCCACCCGACGACAACGGTCACCAGAGCAAGCAGAGGGGCAACTTGATCACCGGCGTGCACCCGTATGTGCGCAGCACCAGCGACATCCTCCTGGTGGCTCCCTCGGCACAGGAGGACGCGAACGAGGTCTGGATGTACACGCTGGGCACGGTCCTTCACCGAGCCATACAGATCCACTACGAGCTGGAGGAGGACGAGCTAGGGCTGAGCTTCATTGGGCAGCAGGAGCACTCCAAGATCCTGCTGTACGACCCCTCCGACGTTGGAGCATGTGTGTGGGAGCGCCTGCTGAGCTCGCAGGAGGATCTGCAAGCGGTTGCCAGGCTGGCGCTGGAGATATGCCACTACGACCCAGATACGGGAGATGAGAAGCCGGAGTGGGTCGAGCGCTGTGCCCTGGCGTGCTACGACTGCCTGCTGAGCTACGGCAACCAGCAGTATCACCACCTGCTGGACCGTAGGGAGGTGCGCCAGACCCTCCTGGCGCTCGCGGGCAGCACGGTCGAGCCCGTGGGCGCCGTGTCCCGGGAAGAGCAGTACAGGCAGCTGCTGCAGGTAGCGGACTCCGAGCTGGAGGAGGAGTTCCTTACCTACCTGTACGAACATGGCTTCAGGCTGCCCAACCACGCGCAGTACAGGCCTCCCGGCGACGTCTACGTCCAGGCGGACTTCTACTACGACCGCGAGGGGATACCTGGGATATGCGTGTTCGTTGATGGGCCACATCATGACGAGCCCCAGCAGGCCCACAAGGACGCCCAAGTAAGGGCCCAGCTGCGGGACCTGGGCTACGCAGTGGTGACCATCAGGTACGATCGTCCCCTCGAGCAGCAGCTCAGTTGCTACGCAGAGCTGCTCGGCAGACAATAAACACCTTGGGAGGTCAAGCTGTTGATCAGAGTAAGTCACAACCACAGGTTCCTGGTGCACCCAGACAGCACACCCTTCTTCTACCTGGGAGATACCGCCTGGGAACTCTTCCACCGCTGCACACTGCATGAGGCCGAGATGTACCTACGGGACCGAGCGGCCAAGGGCTTCACCGTCATCCAGGCAGTGGTCCTCGCCGAGCTGGATGGACTCACCGTCCCCAACCCCAACGGCGACCTGCCCCTGATCGATCACGATCCCTCACGCCCTAACGAGGCCTACTTCAAGCACGTGGACGCGATAGTAGACCTGGCCGCCTCGCTGGGCATCCATATAGGCATGTTGCCCACCTGGGGAGATAAGTGGAACAGGAAGTGGGGGGTAGGCCCGGAGATCTTTACCCCAGAGAACGCGCGCAATTATGGCAAGTGGCTCGGACAGCGCTACAAGGACGCCCCCATCATCTGGATCCTGGGAGGCGATCGCCCCGTGGAGTCGGAGACTCACAGGCTGATCCTGCGCGCCATGGCGCAGGGGCTGCGGGAGGGCGATGGGGGCAACCACCTGATGGGCTTCCACACCTGGGGACAGCACTCCTCCTCCGACTACCTGCACGAGGAAGAGTGGCTCGACCTGCACATGTGCCAGAGCGGCCACATCCGCAACATCGGCAACTGGCGCTGGATCGAGCGCGACTACGCCCTCTCCCCCACCAGACCCTGCATGGATGCCGAGCCAGGCTACGAGGACATGGCCTCCCAGTTCAAGCTGGAGGAGGGCTACCTGGACGACTACGATGTGCGCAAGTCCCTCTACTGGGCGCTGTTTGCAGGAGCTCACGGCCACACCTACGGCTGCAACCCCGTGTGGCAGATGTGGCTGCCGGGAAGAAACCCCATGCTGGCGACCAGACGCTCCTGGTACGAGGCCCTCCACCTGCCGGGAGCCTCCCAGGTGCAACATGCCCGCTGGCTCATGCTGTCCAGACCCTACCTCTCACGCATCCCGGACCAGTCCGTCATCCTCTCGGAGGTGGGCGAGGGCACCCACCATGTCAGGGCCACCCGCGATGCCCACGGCTCCTACCTCATGGTGTACATCCCCTCCGGCAGGACCGTGGACATCGATCTGAGCCCCCTGCAAGGGGAGAGGGTGAGCGCCTGGTGGTATGACCCCCGCAGGGGCACCGCCCAGCACATAGGCGTCATGCCCAAGGGCCCCCACGTGGCCTTCTCCCCACCAGGAGGGGGGCCCGACTGGGTGCTGGTGCTGGACGACGCCGATGCCCACTTCCCACGCCCCGGACAACCCAGGCTGACAGCTGAGGACTCCCCGGAAAGAGGATGACCCCACAGGCAGCCCACCTCCCACCCCAGGCTCCCCGGCAGGGCTGGGAGGTGGGCTCCTAGCCCTCCGACCCAGCCAGGAGCTCGGACTCTATCTTCTCCCTGAGCATGTCCCTGGCCAGCCTGTAGGCCCTCATCCTCTCCTGCTGGCTCCCACCAGCTTGCGAGGGATCGGGGATGGACCAGTGCAGCCTCCGCGCAGCCCCCGGAAAGAAGGGACATGCCTCCCTGGCTCGATCGCACACCGTGATCACGTAGTCCCACCTCTCCCCTAGGTAGCGATCCAGCGTCTTGCTCTCTTGTCCCGATATGTCCACTCCCACCTCCCTCATGGCCTCTATCGCCAGGGGCTGCACGCGGGTCGCCTGCGTGCCGGCACTGTGGACCTCGAACCTGTCTCCAGCCAGATGGCGCAGCCAACCCTCGGCCATCTGGGAGCGCGCCGAGTTGTGAGTGCACAGGAACAGGACCCTAGATCGACGTTCAGACATGTCTCTCCTCCTTAGCTCAGCAGCGATCGCAACACCACCAGGTACAGCCACCCTAGCACCATCGTGGCCGGCACGGTCAGCATCCAGGAGAGCATGATATTGCCCGCGAGCCCCCAACTGACCGCGGTGGTCCTGCGCGTGACGCCCACGCCGACTATCGACGAGGTGATCGCGTGCGTGGTGCTGATGGGGATGCCCAGCTCCGAGGCCACCTGGATGACGGAAGCCCCGGACACCTCCGCGGCGAAGCCCTCAACTGGTTTGAGGTCCACCATCTTGATACCGATGGTGCGTATGATGCGCCAGCCGCCATAAGCCGTACCTATCGCAGCCACCGTGGCGGCGGACGCCGCCACCCACAGCGGCACGACCAGCTCCTCCCAGCCGAAGTGCAACGTCATCGCCAGCGCGAGCACGCCCATGGGCTTCTGCGCATCGTTCCTCCCATGGCTGAAGGCCATGTACGCCGCCGATAGCCTCTGCAGATGGCCAAAGAGCCTGTTGGCCTGCCTTCTTCCCATGCCCCTGCAGAGCCAGTAGATCAGCGTGATGAGCAGCATCCCGCCGATGAAACCCAGGCTGGGGGAGGTGAAGATGGCCAGCAGCACCTTCGTCACCCCCTGCCACTGCACCACGTCCAGCCCAGCGGTCGCCACGCCGGCCCCCACCAACCCGCCAACCAGGCCGTGCGTCTCGCTCACGGGTATCCCGAAGCGATAGGTGATGAGGCTCCAGGACATAGCCCCTCCCAACGCGGCCACCACCGTCAGCAGCGTCAGCACGTCCGGATCCACTATACCCCTACCTATAGTCACCGCCACGGCCGTGCCGGTCATGCCTCCCAGCAGGTTGCAGACGCCAGCCATGATGACCGCGGCCCTGGGAGAGAGCACCCTGGTGCCCACCGACGTCGCGATCGCGTTGGCGGCATCGGTGAACCCCCCGACGAAGGCATACACGTAACCCAGGAACATCGCAAGCAGAAATAGTACTACACCTTCGCCCAAGAGCACCCTCCTAATCTATCTTCTCACTGCTCCCAGCACCCACAGGGTCACCAGCAAGCAGGTGATGATGACGGTCACGAGCTCCCCTCCCCCGGAC from Thermobaculum terrenum ATCC BAA-798 includes:
- a CDS encoding glycoside hydrolase family 140 protein — its product is MIRVSHNHRFLVHPDSTPFFYLGDTAWELFHRCTLHEAEMYLRDRAAKGFTVIQAVVLAELDGLTVPNPNGDLPLIDHDPSRPNEAYFKHVDAIVDLAASLGIHIGMLPTWGDKWNRKWGVGPEIFTPENARNYGKWLGQRYKDAPIIWILGGDRPVESETHRLILRAMAQGLREGDGGNHLMGFHTWGQHSSSDYLHEEEWLDLHMCQSGHIRNIGNWRWIERDYALSPTRPCMDAEPGYEDMASQFKLEEGYLDDYDVRKSLYWALFAGAHGHTYGCNPVWQMWLPGRNPMLATRRSWYEALHLPGASQVQHARWLMLSRPYLSRIPDQSVILSEVGEGTHHVRATRDAHGSYLMVYIPSGRTVDIDLSPLQGERVSAWWYDPRRGTAQHIGVMPKGPHVAFSPPGGGPDWVLVLDDADAHFPRPGQPRLTAEDSPERG
- a CDS encoding arsenate reductase ArsC; amino-acid sequence: MSERRSRVLFLCTHNSARSQMAEGWLRHLAGDRFEVHSAGTQATRVQPLAIEAMREVGVDISGQESKTLDRYLGERWDYVITVCDRAREACPFFPGAARRLHWSIPDPSQAGGSQQERMRAYRLARDMLREKIESELLAGSEG
- a CDS encoding inorganic phosphate transporter, yielding MGEGVVLFLLAMFLGYVYAFVGGFTDAANAIATSVGTRVLSPRAAVIMAGVCNLLGGMTGTAVAVTIGRGIVDPDVLTLLTVVAALGGAMSWSLITYRFGIPVSETHGLVGGLVGAGVATAGLDVVQWQGVTKVLLAIFTSPSLGFIGGMLLITLIYWLCRGMGRRQANRLFGHLQRLSAAYMAFSHGRNDAQKPMGVLALAMTLHFGWEELVVPLWVAASAATVAAIGTAYGGWRIIRTIGIKMVDLKPVEGFAAEVSGASVIQVASELGIPISTTHAITSSIVGVGVTRRTTAVSWGLAGNIMLSWMLTVPATMVLGWLYLVVLRSLLS